One Roseimicrobium gellanilyticum DNA window includes the following coding sequences:
- a CDS encoding RNA polymerase sigma-70 factor, which produces MLEVFTEHRKTLFGIAYRMLGRVSEAEDMVQEVWIRWQKQDASAIDSPKSWLVSTMTRLCIDQLRSARREREEYYGVWLPEPLMQASGNEPDKAAAVSDSLTMAFMMMLESLDPVERATFLLREVFDYDYADTAAIVGKSEVNCRQIVRRAKAQLQARPQSNLTPNAQAQRLVEQFFRAADTGRIEELLSMLTEDATLYSDGGGRVRAAGRPICSADHVSRFLAGIWPRLPEDTEWRAATVNGRAGAILRAQGDIYGAFAFDIDHLRVQKVYFVLNPEKLRHLAGAWEQGTGGG; this is translated from the coding sequence ATGCTTGAAGTCTTCACAGAGCATCGCAAGACCCTCTTCGGTATTGCCTACCGGATGCTGGGTCGTGTTTCTGAAGCGGAGGACATGGTTCAGGAGGTCTGGATTCGATGGCAAAAGCAAGATGCATCTGCCATCGATTCACCCAAGTCATGGCTGGTCTCCACCATGACGCGTCTGTGCATTGATCAACTGCGCTCGGCTCGCCGTGAGCGCGAGGAGTACTACGGCGTCTGGCTGCCGGAGCCCCTGATGCAGGCAAGTGGCAATGAGCCGGACAAGGCCGCGGCTGTGTCGGACTCGCTCACCATGGCCTTCATGATGATGCTGGAGTCGCTCGATCCGGTGGAGCGTGCCACGTTTCTCCTGCGCGAAGTCTTCGACTACGACTATGCGGACACCGCAGCCATCGTTGGAAAGAGCGAGGTGAATTGCCGACAGATTGTCCGCCGGGCAAAGGCCCAGCTTCAAGCACGGCCCCAGTCGAACCTGACACCCAATGCGCAGGCGCAGCGTCTGGTGGAGCAGTTCTTCCGCGCGGCGGACACGGGGCGGATTGAGGAACTCCTATCCATGCTTACAGAAGACGCCACCCTGTATAGCGATGGAGGTGGGCGTGTGAGGGCGGCGGGTCGACCTATTTGCAGTGCCGACCACGTGAGCCGCTTCCTGGCTGGCATCTGGCCAAGATTGCCGGAGGATACCGAATGGCGTGCTGCCACAGTGAATGGACGTGCGGGAGCGATTTTGCGAGCGCAGGGGGATATTTATGGCGCCTTTGCCTTCGATATCGATCATCTTCGCGTGCAGAAGGTGTATTTTGTGTTGAATCCCGAGAAGCTTCGGCATCTTGCCGGAGCATGGGAGCAGGGCACCGGCGGTGGGTGA
- a CDS encoding acyltransferase family protein, with protein MENVSIAPVVPSNSQPHPLSPPASSSLWKRVALGCFLVLAALILTQDLTGRLIGKKHQVKLAPASPTMPEMAKPRYPSGMPQETHLLRQVQIREDGRQLRGPYRTMQDTRSAGPGSYMLGDKTFWVVPFKTEGDKPAARPRYEVWIPKPVPHWLRWPVYLGLILLLKPKVRQYYQNHPLGTNKLPYLEALRGIACLVVVVTHFVWLFYREINLPIVEGKTWYDFVALHRNVPFASLLNAGGFAVDTFFVLSGFVLFLPFAGATRVDVRRILEAIVRRPVRLLGVMALVMLAVWLLRQSGIYFENSHVPPKHWTGFLGDLLIPYSTASDYCGVFWTIRYELWGSFLIYGFALLLGGRSFRWFAYPILIWLLRWDGYAGFVFGALLADLFKSYTLPTSWNWVKVCAPALFTVGLLIGLQMDHDHLQQGFDAWLSQYIPNLQLLFPSRKQGLVGAVLVVSALLLSPWLQRRLTHPWLNSLGRQSYAVYGVHNVIIYVFSCWLLLALVPLEAATTWYILPNGGWYHVAVLITFVTYLVATWGVALAVTAFVDEPCIRIAQRFGKWVVRRKEVPLSTTDSTREKSTMTTVTSAVGSPDR; from the coding sequence ATGGAAAATGTTTCCATCGCGCCTGTGGTGCCTTCTAACTCTCAGCCCCACCCTCTTTCGCCCCCTGCTTCCTCATCGCTGTGGAAGCGGGTTGCCCTCGGTTGCTTCCTGGTCCTGGCTGCGCTCATCCTCACGCAGGACCTCACGGGCCGACTGATTGGGAAAAAACATCAGGTTAAACTCGCACCCGCGAGTCCGACGATGCCGGAGATGGCGAAGCCTCGCTACCCCTCGGGCATGCCCCAGGAGACACACCTGCTGCGTCAGGTTCAAATACGGGAAGACGGTAGGCAGCTTCGTGGCCCCTACCGCACCATGCAGGACACGCGGAGTGCCGGCCCCGGAAGCTACATGTTGGGCGACAAAACCTTCTGGGTAGTGCCCTTCAAGACTGAAGGAGACAAGCCTGCCGCGCGTCCACGCTACGAAGTCTGGATCCCCAAACCTGTGCCACATTGGCTGCGCTGGCCGGTGTATCTGGGACTCATCCTGCTCCTGAAGCCCAAGGTGCGGCAGTACTACCAGAACCATCCACTGGGGACCAACAAACTGCCCTATCTGGAGGCACTGCGGGGCATCGCGTGTCTGGTGGTGGTGGTGACCCATTTTGTCTGGCTCTTCTACCGGGAGATCAACCTTCCCATCGTGGAGGGCAAGACCTGGTATGATTTCGTCGCGCTGCACCGGAATGTGCCTTTCGCCTCACTGCTGAATGCCGGCGGCTTCGCCGTGGACACGTTCTTTGTCCTGAGTGGTTTTGTCCTGTTCCTTCCCTTCGCGGGAGCCACTCGGGTGGATGTCCGTCGCATTCTGGAGGCCATTGTGCGTCGTCCCGTGCGACTGCTCGGCGTGATGGCCCTCGTGATGCTGGCCGTCTGGCTTCTCCGGCAGAGCGGCATCTACTTTGAGAACAGTCACGTGCCGCCCAAGCATTGGACAGGCTTCCTGGGAGATTTGTTGATTCCGTACAGCACGGCCTCAGACTACTGCGGTGTCTTCTGGACGATCCGGTACGAGTTGTGGGGATCGTTCTTGATCTATGGATTCGCCTTGCTGCTGGGAGGAAGGTCTTTTCGCTGGTTCGCCTATCCCATCCTCATCTGGCTGCTAAGGTGGGATGGTTATGCGGGATTCGTTTTTGGAGCACTCCTCGCAGATCTTTTCAAAAGCTACACCCTGCCCACCTCATGGAACTGGGTGAAGGTGTGTGCACCCGCCCTGTTCACGGTGGGGTTGCTCATCGGCCTGCAGATGGATCACGACCACCTGCAGCAAGGTTTTGATGCCTGGCTCAGCCAATACATCCCGAATCTTCAACTTCTCTTTCCAAGCCGCAAACAGGGTCTGGTGGGTGCGGTGCTGGTGGTCTCAGCCCTGCTGCTTTCGCCCTGGCTGCAGCGCCGGCTTACGCATCCCTGGCTGAACTCTCTGGGTCGCCAATCTTACGCAGTCTACGGCGTGCACAACGTGATCATCTATGTGTTCTCGTGCTGGCTGCTCCTGGCCCTGGTACCGCTCGAAGCAGCCACTACCTGGTATATCCTGCCGAATGGCGGCTGGTATCATGTGGCGGTGCTGATTACCTTCGTGACCTATCTGGTTGCCACTTGGGGTGTCGCGCTGGCGGTGACGGCATTCGTAGACGAGCCTTGTATCCGGATTGCACAACGCTTCGGGAAATGGGTTGTCCGCAGGAAGGAAGTTCCACTTTCCACGACCGATTCCACCAGGGAAAAATCTACAATGACAACAGTGACAAGCGCAGTGGGAAGTCCAGACCGCTGA
- a CDS encoding Gfo/Idh/MocA family protein has product METRRIGIIMNGVTGRMGTNQHLIRSILAIMQQGGLKVNDDLTIMPDPILTGRNEDKLRALAQKHGVAKYTTDLDAALADPSYEIFFDASGTLQRAGFVEKAVKAGKAIYCEKPTAVETAEAIRLAKVCEDAGVKNGVVQDKLWLPGIRKFKVLRDQGFFGKILSVRGEFGYWVFTGLDEDQPAQRPSWNYRKEDGGGIIVDMLCHWRYVVDNLFGEVKSVSCLGATHIPERRDERGKVYPCTSDDACYATFETDAGVICQFNSSWTVRVRRDDLFTMQVDGTHGSAIVGLRKCWVQAQGTTPRPVWNPDIEQPINFFNGWQEVPDATTYDNAFKIQWELFLKHVVTDAPFRWTLREGAKGVQLAEAGLESWEKRKWIDLPAL; this is encoded by the coding sequence ATGGAAACACGTAGAATCGGCATCATCATGAACGGCGTCACGGGACGCATGGGCACGAACCAGCACCTCATCCGCTCCATCCTAGCCATCATGCAACAGGGCGGCCTGAAGGTGAATGATGACCTCACCATCATGCCGGATCCGATTCTCACTGGTCGCAATGAGGACAAGCTGCGTGCACTCGCCCAAAAGCACGGAGTGGCGAAGTACACCACAGACCTCGATGCCGCACTGGCGGATCCCTCCTACGAAATCTTCTTCGACGCCTCCGGCACCCTCCAGCGCGCCGGCTTCGTGGAAAAGGCGGTGAAGGCGGGCAAGGCCATCTACTGCGAAAAGCCCACGGCGGTGGAAACTGCCGAGGCCATCCGTCTCGCCAAGGTATGCGAAGATGCAGGAGTGAAGAACGGCGTGGTGCAGGACAAGCTCTGGCTCCCGGGCATTCGCAAGTTCAAGGTGCTGCGCGACCAGGGATTCTTCGGCAAGATTCTCAGTGTGCGTGGTGAGTTCGGCTACTGGGTCTTCACTGGTCTGGATGAAGACCAGCCTGCTCAGCGCCCTTCGTGGAACTACCGCAAGGAAGACGGTGGCGGCATCATCGTGGACATGCTGTGCCACTGGCGCTACGTGGTGGACAATCTCTTCGGTGAAGTGAAGTCCGTGAGTTGCCTGGGCGCCACCCACATCCCAGAGCGCCGTGATGAACGGGGCAAGGTGTACCCCTGCACCTCAGATGATGCGTGCTATGCCACCTTCGAAACGGATGCTGGGGTGATCTGCCAGTTCAACAGCTCCTGGACCGTCCGCGTGCGTCGCGATGATCTTTTCACCATGCAGGTGGATGGCACGCACGGCTCCGCGATCGTAGGCCTGCGCAAGTGCTGGGTGCAGGCGCAGGGCACGACGCCCCGCCCCGTGTGGAATCCTGATATTGAGCAGCCCATCAATTTCTTCAATGGCTGGCAGGAAGTGCCCGATGCCACCACCTATGACAACGCCTTCAAGATCCAGTGGGAGCTGTTCCTGAAACACGTGGTCACGGACGCCCCCTTCCGCTGGACACTGCGCGAGGGTGCGAAGGGTGTGCAGCTCGCGGAGGCAGGTCTTGAGTCTTGGGAGAAGCGGAAGTGGATTGACCTCCCAGCGCTATAG
- a CDS encoding sugar phosphate isomerase/epimerase family protein, producing MKPPTPLSRFCIHTMTTKPWSLEECAKHYPTAGATGITVWRQHLQGQEPQKAGAMLRDAGLEIVSLCRGGFFPGPTSTRRAAAIDDNLRAIEEAHALGAPLIVLVCGAVPGQPLEESRKQIADGIARVLPVAVQAGVKLAIEPLHPMYADDRSAINTTKQANDVCDALGSPEGLGIAVDVYHVWWDDALEANIKHTAEKNRLFAFHACDWKTPTTDILNDRGLMGEGCIPIRKIKGWVEEAGFTGHNEVEIFSTRYWGMDQGEYLGMIAQAYQEHVH from the coding sequence ATGAAGCCGCCCACACCGCTGTCCCGCTTCTGCATTCATACCATGACGACCAAGCCCTGGTCCCTGGAAGAGTGCGCCAAACACTACCCCACCGCGGGGGCCACCGGCATCACTGTCTGGCGGCAGCACCTGCAGGGTCAGGAGCCGCAAAAGGCAGGCGCCATGCTTCGTGATGCGGGTCTGGAGATTGTGAGCCTGTGCCGTGGTGGTTTCTTTCCCGGTCCCACATCGACACGTCGGGCGGCTGCGATTGACGACAACCTGCGAGCCATCGAAGAAGCACATGCGCTCGGCGCGCCACTGATCGTGCTGGTGTGTGGCGCCGTACCGGGACAACCCTTGGAGGAGTCTCGAAAGCAGATCGCGGATGGCATCGCCCGGGTGCTGCCTGTCGCGGTGCAGGCAGGAGTGAAGCTCGCCATCGAGCCGCTGCATCCCATGTATGCGGACGACCGCTCCGCAATCAACACCACAAAACAGGCCAATGACGTGTGTGACGCCCTCGGTTCTCCTGAAGGGCTGGGCATTGCCGTGGATGTCTACCACGTGTGGTGGGATGACGCTCTGGAGGCAAACATCAAGCACACCGCGGAGAAGAACCGCCTCTTCGCCTTCCACGCATGCGACTGGAAGACACCCACGACAGACATTTTGAACGACCGCGGTCTCATGGGAGAAGGCTGCATCCCGATTCGCAAGATCAAGGGCTGGGTGGAAGAAGCGGGCTTCACCGGACACAACGAGGTGGAGATCTTTTCCACGCGGTACTGGGGCATGGATCAGGGAGAATACCTTGGAATGATTGCCCAGGCATACCAGGAGCATGTTCACTGA
- a CDS encoding helix-turn-helix transcriptional regulator translates to MKNYRPLLIQDLNLQMPGIKILRLRLNRHLPEARWNEHSHEHDQVLIYLNGRGQQRVEGTLFTAGPGTVIHIPPGKPHAFEQHATRPPLCLVLDVEMGTGRGVSHTCDQLTADQLAETKARLSTLFRHQQIERREMSFRVAAVVLDVLDMALKAIGWLTPVNRFSTSRHFSISKRVERLLESKDGAEVSLEEISKHTGYQHDHLNRLLRTECGLTLGQLRSRTRLKRAVALLAEDLTIQEVGEKIGILDANYFARWFRQQTGVSPSEWKRNPRELGV, encoded by the coding sequence ATGAAGAACTACCGTCCTCTACTCATCCAGGACCTCAATCTCCAAATGCCGGGCATCAAGATCCTGCGCCTGCGCCTGAACCGGCATCTTCCCGAGGCACGTTGGAATGAGCACTCCCATGAGCATGACCAGGTGCTCATCTACCTGAACGGACGAGGCCAGCAGCGAGTGGAGGGCACACTCTTCACTGCGGGACCGGGGACGGTGATTCACATTCCTCCGGGTAAACCCCACGCTTTTGAGCAGCACGCGACGCGACCGCCGCTGTGCCTGGTGCTGGATGTGGAAATGGGAACGGGCCGGGGCGTGTCCCACACCTGCGATCAACTTACTGCGGACCAGCTTGCCGAAACCAAGGCGCGTCTGAGCACGCTCTTCCGCCATCAGCAGATTGAGCGGCGTGAGATGAGCTTCCGCGTGGCGGCCGTGGTGCTGGATGTGCTGGACATGGCGCTCAAGGCCATCGGCTGGCTCACGCCGGTGAATCGTTTCAGCACGTCCCGACATTTCTCCATCTCGAAACGTGTGGAGCGTCTGCTGGAGTCGAAGGATGGTGCCGAAGTGAGCCTGGAAGAAATCTCCAAGCACACGGGCTACCAGCATGATCACCTCAATCGATTGCTGCGCACCGAGTGTGGCCTCACTCTGGGACAGCTGCGTTCTCGCACACGGCTGAAGCGCGCTGTGGCCTTGCTGGCCGAGGATCTGACCATTCAGGAGGTGGGGGAGAAGATCGGCATACTCGACGCGAACTACTTCGCGCGTTGGTTCCGCCAACAGACCGGAGTGAGTCCCAGCGAGTGGAAGCGAAATCCTCGTGAGCTTGGCGTGTAG
- a CDS encoding glycosyltransferase family 4 protein, producing MDQATNSSSNSLPEAVRQLRREVLWTASREKQVTSYVDLQSSAFDHEVRGFHLLETLPDGRRIRWMSTRADFLLKVGAPSLNIEVRSGVVQNVLTVLVQGNEVKALQLTFEWQSAEIDLRPYLGREVRVELRTSGVLAAPGDSRELSAQVARLSTGSGAKVAAADDDDGMPKQRSPHQGAGWCHPPLAELPPFSHDVSPQIGAASYSVAPSSVLLAVKFFRPFDPTSEEMLSMARLLRQSGFRVHLAAEEVHESFLQHISSLDDLTAQVREENGILILHHGTSWDYGKRLMQHSRARCKMLRYHNVSKSETFLKYPAGYLEPTIAGRFETTDLIPHATHLTAPAFSALGDLLACGAPPEKLLHLPFLHDLEKLDELQLGPVPVELLRSSASLKILVLGRQLPSKGLHHCLAALAHYRRAYGDGISMHFVGARNALHERYIQELELLVDEHALAGMVTFTSEVNRTQVASWLRHCDALLTMSESEAACIPIFEAGWFGKPILGYQCGGKTEHAGPGQLLFESLDPALHAAAWHRLVQEPELRITLGALAWQHVREHFGTAKIHARFMEVIRLISAGRS from the coding sequence ATGGATCAGGCAACAAACAGCAGTAGCAACAGCCTTCCGGAGGCGGTGCGGCAGTTGCGTCGTGAGGTTCTGTGGACGGCCAGTCGCGAGAAACAGGTAACCTCGTACGTCGACCTTCAATCCAGCGCTTTTGACCACGAAGTGAGGGGCTTCCACCTGCTGGAAACACTGCCGGACGGAAGACGCATCCGGTGGATGAGCACGCGTGCGGACTTCCTGTTGAAGGTTGGCGCACCTTCGCTCAACATCGAGGTTCGCAGTGGTGTGGTGCAAAATGTGCTCACCGTTCTCGTGCAGGGCAACGAGGTGAAAGCGCTGCAGCTCACCTTTGAATGGCAGTCCGCCGAAATCGACCTCCGGCCCTACTTGGGCAGGGAGGTGCGGGTGGAATTACGCACCAGCGGTGTGCTCGCGGCCCCCGGTGATTCACGCGAACTTTCCGCCCAGGTAGCCCGGCTCAGTACGGGAAGTGGGGCGAAGGTTGCTGCGGCTGATGACGATGATGGAATGCCAAAGCAGAGGAGTCCCCATCAGGGAGCCGGATGGTGCCATCCGCCGCTGGCCGAGTTGCCGCCCTTTTCCCATGATGTGTCCCCGCAGATTGGAGCTGCATCCTATTCGGTCGCGCCGTCCTCGGTGCTGCTGGCCGTGAAGTTCTTCCGCCCCTTCGATCCGACCAGCGAGGAGATGCTGTCCATGGCCAGGCTCCTGAGGCAATCCGGCTTTCGCGTACACCTTGCTGCGGAGGAGGTGCACGAGTCCTTTCTTCAGCACATCTCGTCGTTGGATGATCTCACGGCGCAGGTGCGTGAGGAGAATGGCATCCTCATTCTCCACCACGGCACTTCGTGGGACTATGGGAAGCGGCTCATGCAGCACAGCCGTGCGCGGTGCAAGATGCTCCGCTACCACAATGTTTCGAAGTCAGAGACGTTCCTGAAGTATCCTGCCGGCTACCTCGAGCCGACCATTGCAGGCCGGTTCGAGACGACAGATCTCATTCCGCACGCCACGCATCTCACCGCTCCCGCATTTTCAGCGCTGGGCGATCTGCTTGCCTGCGGAGCTCCTCCAGAGAAACTGTTGCATCTGCCGTTTCTTCATGATTTGGAGAAACTTGATGAGCTGCAATTGGGACCCGTTCCTGTAGAGCTTCTGCGCAGCAGCGCGTCTTTGAAAATTCTCGTCCTCGGTCGCCAGTTGCCTTCCAAAGGGCTGCATCACTGCCTGGCGGCTCTCGCACACTATCGTCGCGCCTATGGTGACGGCATCAGCATGCATTTCGTGGGAGCGCGGAATGCGTTGCATGAGCGGTACATCCAGGAGCTGGAGCTATTGGTCGACGAACACGCGCTTGCAGGCATGGTGACCTTCACTTCGGAAGTGAACCGCACTCAGGTGGCATCATGGCTGAGGCACTGCGATGCCTTGCTCACCATGAGTGAGTCCGAGGCGGCCTGCATTCCCATCTTTGAGGCAGGCTGGTTTGGGAAGCCGATTCTGGGATATCAATGCGGCGGTAAGACGGAGCACGCGGGGCCGGGCCAGCTTCTGTTTGAGTCGCTCGATCCCGCGCTTCACGCTGCAGCATGGCACAGGCTGGTCCAGGAGCCGGAACTGCGCATCACACTCGGAGCCCTGGCATGGCAGCATGTTCGTGAGCACTTCGGCACCGCAAAAATTCACGCACGCTTCATGGAAGTGATCCGGCTGATCTCGGCAGGGCGCTCCTAG
- a CDS encoding FadR/GntR family transcriptional regulator, translated as MKKLKPVEYQPLSRQVLRSLLENISARGLGPEDKLPTERELANDLGVGRNTVREALKSLEMIGALERRPKRGSVIQAVDLSLLGEVTQALWLRTDEDASEMYEARRTIELGVLRLAAANATEEDFLRMEEANEQMERDHKQGFAPTEADAAFHQALLGASHNRFLIQFGRLLEEFFRNVRQRYRHDAAVARRTLDEHRQIVTALRRGRVAQAERLMEAHLDPHRQPPTPGAKSKKATTAGAASGKARRKRAATNR; from the coding sequence ATGAAGAAGCTCAAACCGGTGGAATACCAACCTCTGAGTCGTCAGGTGCTGCGCAGCCTGCTGGAGAACATCTCCGCGCGGGGACTCGGCCCCGAGGACAAGCTGCCTACAGAGCGTGAACTGGCAAATGACCTTGGTGTGGGACGGAACACGGTGCGCGAGGCGCTGAAATCACTGGAGATGATCGGTGCTCTGGAGCGGCGGCCCAAGAGGGGCTCTGTCATACAGGCGGTGGACCTCTCCCTGCTGGGGGAAGTGACCCAGGCTCTGTGGCTGCGCACGGATGAGGATGCGAGTGAAATGTATGAAGCACGGCGCACCATCGAGCTGGGGGTGCTGCGGCTCGCAGCGGCCAATGCCACGGAGGAGGATTTCCTGCGCATGGAGGAAGCGAATGAGCAGATGGAGCGCGATCACAAACAAGGATTTGCCCCGACCGAAGCCGATGCTGCCTTTCACCAGGCGCTCCTCGGAGCGAGCCACAATCGGTTCCTCATCCAGTTTGGCAGGCTGCTGGAGGAATTCTTCCGGAATGTGCGCCAACGCTACCGGCACGATGCCGCCGTGGCCAGGCGCACGCTGGATGAGCACCGGCAAATCGTCACTGCCTTGCGTCGCGGGCGAGTGGCGCAGGCTGAGCGTCTGATGGAAGCGCACCTCGATCCGCATCGGCAGCCACCAACTCCGGGAGCCAAGTCAAAGAAGGCAACCACTGCCGGTGCCGCTTCAGGCAAGGCTCGCAGGAAGCGCGCTGCCACGAACCGATAG